From one Microlunatus sp. Gsoil 973 genomic stretch:
- a CDS encoding ABC transporter ATP-binding protein, translating into MSDETPILSVKDLVVRYTMGSKAHVDAVRGVSFDLYRGQSLALVGESGCGKTTLGLGLLRLLPRLGSVPSGSLTYVGKNGKTIDVLKLGNAALRRWRWQEAAIVFQGAMNSFNPVLRIGDQMADTMKSHLVDGHRPRKAEILDKSAEMLRAVRLEPNQVLPSYPHELSGGMRQRVLIAMSLLLEPRLLILDEPTTALDILTQRAIVDVLAELRERLGFTMIFITHDLALAAELADRVATMYAGRIIETGSVRDIFSHSRHPYTAGLINAVPPVTRDLPTLASIPGSPPSLATLPAGCAFRDRCSYSDDRCATTDPGLDMIEERLNGLSHAAACLNWKDVKSPREVVAADA; encoded by the coding sequence ATGAGCGACGAGACCCCGATCCTGTCCGTCAAGGACCTGGTGGTCCGCTACACGATGGGCTCGAAGGCCCATGTCGATGCCGTACGCGGTGTCAGCTTCGATCTCTACCGTGGCCAATCCCTCGCCCTGGTGGGAGAGTCCGGTTGCGGCAAAACCACCCTCGGCCTCGGCCTGCTGAGACTGCTGCCGCGGCTGGGTTCGGTGCCCAGCGGGAGCCTGACCTATGTCGGCAAGAACGGCAAGACGATCGACGTCCTGAAGCTGGGCAATGCTGCGCTGCGGCGCTGGCGCTGGCAAGAGGCGGCGATCGTCTTCCAGGGTGCGATGAACTCCTTCAACCCGGTGCTGCGGATCGGCGACCAGATGGCCGACACGATGAAATCGCATCTGGTCGACGGACATCGGCCGCGCAAGGCGGAGATCCTGGACAAGAGCGCGGAGATGCTGCGCGCGGTCCGGCTGGAACCGAACCAGGTGCTGCCGAGCTACCCGCACGAACTGTCCGGCGGCATGCGGCAACGGGTACTGATCGCGATGAGCCTGCTGCTGGAACCGCGACTGCTGATCCTCGACGAACCGACCACCGCGCTGGACATCCTGACCCAGCGGGCGATCGTCGATGTGCTCGCCGAGCTGCGGGAACGTCTCGGCTTCACGATGATCTTCATCACCCACGACCTGGCGCTGGCCGCCGAGCTGGCGGACAGGGTGGCCACCATGTACGCCGGACGGATCATCGAGACCGGAAGCGTGCGGGACATCTTCTCCCATTCCCGCCACCCGTACACCGCAGGTCTGATCAACGCGGTCCCGCCGGTCACCCGTGATCTTCCCACCCTGGCGTCGATCCCCGGATCCCCGCCGTCGCTGGCCACCCTGCCGGCCGGCTGTGCCTTCCGCGACCGGTGCTCCTACTCCGATGATCGGTGCGCGACGACCGATCCCGGCCTGGACATGATCGAGGAACGGCTGAACGGTCTCAGTCACGCCGCGGCGTGCCTGAACTGGAAGGACGTCAAGAGCCCACGAGAGGTGGTTGCCGCCGATGCCTGA
- a CDS encoding ABC transporter permease → MAQATVESAQLETSVGPSVRSVRGAGLLSQLTRSASGFAGLIIVVIIVAVSLVAPLVVTAPPSNVQLIWQAPSSAHLLGTNGSGQDILKLILRGGRTVIFVGFGAALLTTAIAVVVGSLAAYFRGRFDAIMLQITDIVMTIPQIVLLAVMGAFFELNSPFALAALIGVLSWPILMRSVRAQVLSLKEREFVEAARLLDLGTLRIVFVEIVPNMASFIMINFIIAITNAIYALVGMYVLGLAPMSGNNWGIMINDAWISGAMFNPNAMSYIFSPVAMIIILQLGLVMLSRSLEEILNPRLRDR, encoded by the coding sequence ATGGCTCAAGCAACCGTCGAGAGCGCCCAGCTGGAGACCAGCGTCGGACCGAGCGTCCGCAGCGTCCGCGGCGCCGGCCTGCTGTCCCAGCTGACCCGCAGTGCCTCCGGCTTCGCCGGACTGATCATCGTTGTGATCATCGTCGCGGTCTCCCTGGTCGCGCCGCTGGTGGTCACCGCGCCACCGTCCAACGTCCAACTGATCTGGCAGGCGCCGAGTTCGGCGCACCTGCTGGGCACCAACGGCTCGGGTCAGGACATCCTCAAGCTGATCCTCCGCGGCGGCCGTACGGTGATCTTCGTCGGTTTCGGTGCCGCCCTGCTGACGACGGCGATCGCGGTCGTGGTCGGATCGCTGGCAGCCTACTTCCGCGGTCGGTTCGACGCGATCATGTTGCAGATCACCGACATCGTGATGACCATCCCGCAGATCGTCCTACTGGCGGTCATGGGTGCGTTCTTCGAGCTCAATTCTCCGTTTGCGCTCGCGGCTCTGATCGGGGTGCTCAGCTGGCCGATCCTGATGCGGTCGGTCCGCGCGCAGGTGTTGTCGCTGAAGGAGCGCGAATTCGTCGAAGCGGCCCGGTTGCTCGACCTCGGCACGTTGCGCATCGTGTTCGTGGAGATCGTGCCGAACATGGCCAGCTTCATCATGATCAATTTCATCATCGCGATCACCAATGCCATCTACGCTCTGGTCGGCATGTACGTCCTCGGCCTGGCCCCGATGTCGGGGAACAACTGGGGCATCATGATCAACGATGCCTGGATCTCCGGTGCCATGTTCAACCCGAACGCGATGAGCTACATCTTCTCGCCGGTGGCCATGATCATCATCCTGCAGTTGGGATTGGTCATGCTCAGCCGATCTCTGGAAGAGATCCTCAACCCGCGGTTGCGGGACCGGTGA
- a CDS encoding ABC transporter permease → MRKIWRSYVLRRILRAIFVIWVVATAVFFLVRLLPGNPVTSYINQQVTQYGATYADAQKSAAAYFSFDPGTPLAQQYFEYLWGLCRLDLGMSIGNRGMPVATLIAQYLPWTLFSVGIGIGIAIVIGLGLGMVMAYRRGGVIDHSVTAIGSFLHAIPNYLLAIIIVVIGGAWLGLFDIASMRGTASPGVTFSTYGLAWVSDIFYHASLPILTYTLTTVGTWALVMKSSTTQILGEDYVTVARARGLSDLRIRTNYVGRNAILPLVAQIATTAGFVVGGAIFVEQTFKYDGIGTLLYKSLGSRDYTVLEGILLVLTATVVFANLIADLVYSVLDPRIRTGEGED, encoded by the coding sequence GTGAGGAAGATCTGGCGCAGCTATGTGTTGAGGCGCATCCTGCGGGCCATCTTCGTGATCTGGGTCGTTGCGACCGCGGTCTTCTTCCTGGTGCGGCTGTTGCCCGGCAACCCGGTGACGTCCTACATCAACCAACAGGTGACCCAGTACGGCGCGACCTACGCCGATGCGCAGAAGAGCGCCGCAGCATACTTCAGCTTCGATCCCGGCACGCCGCTGGCCCAGCAGTACTTCGAGTACCTGTGGGGTTTGTGCCGCCTCGACCTCGGCATGTCGATCGGCAACCGCGGTATGCCGGTGGCGACCCTGATCGCGCAGTATCTGCCGTGGACGCTGTTCAGCGTCGGGATCGGGATCGGGATCGCGATCGTCATCGGCCTGGGGTTGGGCATGGTGATGGCGTATCGGCGCGGCGGTGTGATCGATCATTCGGTGACCGCGATCGGCAGTTTCCTGCACGCCATCCCGAACTATCTGCTGGCGATCATCATCGTGGTGATCGGCGGGGCCTGGCTCGGACTGTTCGACATCGCCTCGATGCGCGGTACTGCCTCTCCGGGGGTGACGTTCAGCACCTACGGCCTGGCCTGGGTCTCCGACATCTTCTACCACGCGTCGTTGCCGATCCTGACCTACACGCTGACCACGGTGGGCACCTGGGCGCTGGTGATGAAGTCCTCGACCACCCAGATCCTCGGTGAGGATTACGTCACGGTTGCGCGGGCCCGAGGTCTGTCGGACCTTCGGATCCGCACCAACTACGTCGGTCGGAACGCGATCCTCCCGCTGGTCGCGCAGATCGCCACCACGGCGGGCTTCGTTGTCGGTGGTGCGATCTTCGTCGAGCAGACCTTCAAGTACGACGGCATCGGCACGCTCCTCTACAAGTCGCTGGGCAGCCGCGACTACACCGTGCTGGAAGGGATCCTGCTGGTCCTGACCGCGACCGTCGTGTTCGCCAACCTGATCGCCGATCTGGTCTACAGCGTGCTCGATCCCCGGATCCGTACCGGCGAAGGCGAGGACTGA
- a CDS encoding inositol monophosphatase family protein, whose product MTGTMAEDLELAAGLVRQAGELAGTMLADGLETRHKTSISDVVSDADHAAEELITKQLITERPDDGLVGEEGARRAPSAENAERTWYIDPVDGTYNFLSKLPIWCSAVGLTDADGLVLGAVYHPVADELWVGGRGVRTTCNGVPVEPLVDAPLAEISIGSYLPPAKLAPDDIGTLRPLLNAISRAATVRVIGSGSIELASVSGGRIGASLHGGTLPWDWVPGAALVEAAGGATRVIEHGGQRWHVAGNRLAVAEISAALQES is encoded by the coding sequence GTGACTGGGACCATGGCAGAGGATCTGGAACTGGCGGCCGGGCTGGTCCGGCAGGCCGGGGAGTTGGCCGGCACGATGCTTGCCGACGGTCTGGAGACCCGGCACAAGACGTCGATCTCCGATGTCGTCTCCGATGCCGATCACGCGGCCGAGGAGTTGATCACCAAGCAGCTGATCACCGAGCGCCCGGACGACGGGCTGGTCGGTGAGGAGGGTGCCCGCCGGGCACCGTCTGCCGAGAACGCCGAACGCACCTGGTACATCGATCCGGTCGACGGGACCTACAACTTCCTGTCCAAGTTGCCGATCTGGTGCTCGGCGGTCGGACTCACCGATGCCGACGGGCTGGTGCTCGGCGCGGTCTACCATCCGGTGGCCGACGAGCTCTGGGTCGGTGGCCGTGGCGTTCGCACCACCTGCAACGGTGTCCCGGTCGAGCCGCTCGTCGACGCCCCGTTGGCGGAGATCTCGATCGGCAGCTATCTGCCGCCGGCGAAACTGGCGCCGGACGACATCGGTACGTTGCGGCCTCTGTTGAATGCGATCTCGCGGGCCGCGACCGTCCGGGTCATCGGCTCCGGTTCGATCGAGCTGGCGTCAGTGTCCGGCGGACGGATCGGCGCATCCTTACATGGCGGGACGCTGCCCTGGGACTGGGTCCCGGGGGCGGCTCTGGTCGAGGCTGCCGGCGGTGCGACACGGGTCATCGAACACGGTGGACAGCGATGGCATGTCGCCGGTAACCGTCTGGCGGTCGCCGAGATTTCCGCTGCCCTGCAGGAAAGCTGA
- a CDS encoding ABC transporter permease: MLGYLAGRLVRLIVSLIAVSIITFILMELVPGSYSDLQGTDVGSGLGGSSVQGGGTVGSGGHDDQPAWQTYLDFMKGAATWNMPASYKYPQLTVNEIIEQGFPVSLTIAFLAMIITVAIAIPTGLIAAVKQNHALDYVPMFLFTVLTALPGYLFALVLILVFASWLRWLPTGGWNGPQYAVIPVLALGLEHVARMARFVRSSVLESLGEEYVVAAYAKGATKQTVWIGHVLRNSLIPVVTVAGPMFAAMATGTVFIEALMGIPGLGLFFSVAARTRDLPLMMGATLFFAALLMVVNLLVDLSYRLLDPRIRYRTPSASFRLRRRARARLEEAADHG, translated from the coding sequence ATGTTGGGCTACCTGGCCGGCCGCCTGGTCCGGTTGATCGTGTCGTTGATCGCCGTGTCGATCATCACCTTCATCCTGATGGAGTTGGTTCCCGGCTCCTACAGCGATCTTCAAGGCACGGACGTGGGATCCGGCCTCGGCGGCTCGTCGGTTCAAGGCGGTGGAACGGTCGGGTCCGGCGGCCATGACGACCAGCCTGCGTGGCAGACCTACCTCGACTTCATGAAGGGCGCGGCGACCTGGAACATGCCCGCCAGCTACAAGTACCCCCAGCTGACGGTCAACGAGATCATCGAACAGGGCTTCCCGGTCTCCTTGACCATCGCCTTCCTGGCGATGATCATCACCGTAGCGATCGCCATCCCGACCGGCCTCATCGCCGCGGTCAAGCAGAACCACGCCCTCGACTACGTCCCGATGTTCCTCTTCACCGTGCTGACGGCATTGCCCGGCTACCTGTTCGCACTCGTGCTGATCCTGGTCTTCGCCTCCTGGCTGAGATGGCTGCCGACGGGCGGCTGGAACGGGCCGCAGTACGCGGTGATCCCGGTATTGGCGCTCGGACTGGAACACGTCGCCCGGATGGCTCGCTTCGTCAGATCCTCGGTGCTGGAGTCCCTCGGCGAGGAGTACGTGGTGGCCGCGTACGCGAAGGGCGCGACGAAGCAGACGGTGTGGATCGGCCACGTGCTCCGCAACTCCCTGATCCCAGTGGTGACCGTTGCCGGGCCGATGTTCGCGGCGATGGCAACCGGCACAGTCTTCATCGAGGCGCTGATGGGGATCCCAGGTCTCGGACTGTTCTTCTCGGTCGCGGCGCGGACTCGTGACCTTCCCCTGATGATGGGTGCGACGTTGTTCTTCGCAGCACTGCTGATGGTCGTGAATCTGCTGGTGGACCTGAGTTACCGGCTGCTGGATCCCCGCATCCGGTATCGGACTCCGAGCGCATCATTCCGCCTGCGGAGACGGGCCCGGGCCCGGCTGGAAGAGGCCGCCGATCATGGCTGA
- a CDS encoding ABC transporter permease produces MAESDATALLDGPAGVPTAQSRPRSELARRWTRFARNRIALASLIFVMVLVLAAVLAPVLAPYDPTDQDLLHRFEPSFADPRHPLGTDMLGRDVLSRLIVSLRTALTVGFGAELIALVLAIVVGMTAGYLGGRVDELLMAFTDVMYAFPSYLLTVILVVVMGRSTGAVIIAIAIGSWVGQARLARAQTLKIKNLPYVEAGRSMGAGGLTITLRYILPNALGPLLVATSFGIPAAVAAEAGLSILGLGVAPPTPSWGGMIIDGYHYVLGKPYLIVWPLLLFGLTLLAFTFVGDGLRDAFDTREANR; encoded by the coding sequence ATGGCTGAGAGCGACGCCACCGCACTGCTGGACGGCCCGGCAGGCGTACCGACCGCACAGAGCCGGCCACGCAGCGAGCTGGCCCGCCGATGGACCAGGTTCGCCCGGAACAGGATTGCGCTGGCCAGCCTGATCTTCGTCATGGTCCTGGTCCTGGCCGCCGTCCTGGCGCCGGTCCTGGCTCCCTACGATCCGACCGACCAGGACCTGTTGCACAGGTTCGAGCCGAGCTTCGCCGACCCCCGTCACCCGCTGGGGACCGACATGTTGGGCCGCGATGTCCTGTCGCGTCTGATCGTGAGCCTGCGCACCGCGCTGACCGTCGGATTCGGTGCAGAACTCATCGCTCTGGTGCTCGCGATCGTCGTCGGGATGACGGCCGGTTACCTCGGTGGCAGGGTCGACGAGTTGCTGATGGCGTTCACCGACGTCATGTACGCCTTCCCCAGTTACCTGCTCACGGTGATCCTGGTCGTGGTGATGGGCCGGTCGACCGGCGCCGTGATCATCGCCATTGCGATCGGGTCCTGGGTCGGTCAGGCGCGCTTGGCCAGAGCGCAGACTCTCAAGATCAAGAACCTGCCCTATGTCGAAGCCGGCAGATCGATGGGTGCAGGCGGACTGACGATCACCCTGCGTTACATCCTTCCCAACGCCCTGGGTCCGTTGCTGGTCGCGACCAGTTTCGGTATCCCTGCTGCGGTCGCCGCCGAGGCGGGACTTTCGATTCTCGGACTCGGTGTCGCCCCGCCGACGCCGTCCTGGGGCGGCATGATCATCGACGGCTACCACTACGTGCTGGGCAAGCCCTACCTCATCGTCTGGCCGCTGCTGCTGTTCGGCCTCACGCTGTTGGCGTTCACCTTCGTCGGTGACGGCCTGCGCGATGCCTTCGACACCCGGGAGGCCAACCGATGA